In Bradyrhizobium sp. CCBAU 051011, the following are encoded in one genomic region:
- the flgH gene encoding flagellar basal body L-ring protein FlgH has product MSVPRLNRIILTGAMLSLAAAASGCSSIDRLSQIGEKPKLTEIENPTTQPGYKPVQMPMPKPEQASYNANSLWRNGSRAFFKDQRAARIGDLLTVTVNITDKANLSNETQRSRSAKEDSGITDFIGSQTITQANKILPGKILTTDSTSSSDGKGSVNRQESLTTNVAAVVTQVLPNGNLVVEGKQEIRVNFEIRELIVAGIVRPEDIQSDNTIDSTKIAQARIAYGGRGQITDVQQPRYGQQVMDVLLPF; this is encoded by the coding sequence ATGTCAGTTCCCCGTCTCAACCGCATCATCCTCACCGGCGCCATGCTGTCGCTGGCCGCCGCCGCGAGCGGTTGTTCCTCGATCGACCGTCTCTCCCAGATCGGCGAGAAGCCGAAGCTGACGGAGATCGAAAACCCGACCACGCAGCCCGGCTACAAGCCGGTGCAGATGCCGATGCCCAAGCCGGAGCAGGCCTCCTACAATGCCAACTCGCTGTGGCGGAACGGCTCACGCGCATTCTTCAAGGATCAGCGCGCGGCACGGATCGGCGATTTGCTGACGGTGACCGTCAACATCACCGACAAGGCCAACCTGTCCAACGAGACCCAGCGCAGCCGCTCCGCCAAGGAAGACTCCGGTATCACCGACTTCATCGGATCCCAGACGATCACGCAGGCAAACAAGATCCTGCCCGGCAAGATTCTGACCACGGATTCGACGTCATCGAGCGACGGCAAGGGATCGGTCAATCGCCAGGAGTCGCTGACCACCAACGTCGCCGCCGTGGTAACGCAGGTGCTGCCGAACGGCAATCTCGTGGTCGAAGGCAAGCAGGAGATCCGCGTCAACTTCGAAATCCGCGAGCTGATTGTCGCCGGCATCGTCCGCCCCGAAGATATCCAGAGCGACAACACCATCGATTCCACCAAGATCGCGCAGGCCCGCATCGCTTATGGCGGCCGCGGCCAGATCACCGACGTGCAGCAACCCCGCTACGGCCAGCAGGTGATGGACGTGCTGCTGCCGTTCTAG
- a CDS encoding YidB family protein encodes MSRGMPSMTALLGLLAIAGYQNRDKLAELLKGVGSGQPNAGAGQQPLGGLLGNLSGILGGAGVGGLLSGGIGELLDRFQQNGQGDKAESWINQGPNKDVSPPELKQAIGSDVLAQLEQQTGLSQEEILARLSRELPAAVDKYTPDGRLPAA; translated from the coding sequence ATGAGCCGCGGAATGCCATCGATGACTGCCCTTCTCGGGCTGCTCGCCATTGCCGGATATCAGAACCGCGACAAACTGGCAGAACTTCTCAAGGGCGTTGGCAGCGGCCAACCGAATGCAGGCGCCGGACAGCAGCCGCTGGGCGGCTTGCTGGGCAATCTGAGCGGGATATTGGGCGGCGCCGGGGTTGGCGGCCTCCTCAGCGGCGGGATCGGCGAACTACTCGACAGGTTCCAGCAAAACGGCCAGGGCGACAAAGCTGAATCCTGGATCAATCAGGGCCCGAACAAGGATGTCTCGCCGCCGGAATTGAAGCAGGCGATCGGCTCCGACGTTCTGGCACAACTCGAACAGCAGACCGGACTGTCGCAGGAGGAGATCCTGGCAAGATTGTCGCGCGAGCTTCCGGCAGCCGTCGACAAATACACGCCGGACGGCCGTTTGCCCGCAGCATGA
- a CDS encoding GlsB/YeaQ/YmgE family stress response membrane protein, with protein MGILWTIIIGFIAGVIAKFMMPGDNEPSGFILTTILGIVGAFVATYLGQALGWYSPGEGAGLIGAVVGAIIVLFVYGLFAGRQRRSI; from the coding sequence ATGGGCATACTTTGGACAATCATCATTGGTTTCATTGCCGGCGTGATTGCCAAGTTCATGATGCCTGGAGACAACGAGCCCTCAGGCTTCATTCTCACCACCATACTGGGCATCGTCGGCGCCTTCGTGGCGACTTATCTCGGCCAAGCGCTCGGATGGTACAGCCCCGGAGAAGGCGCGGGTCTGATCGGTGCGGTAGTCGGCGCCATCATTGTGCTCTTTGTCTACGGTCTCTTCGCCGGCCGGCAACGGCGATCGATCTAA
- a CDS encoding tripartite tricarboxylate transporter permease, translating into MLDLLWNGLINIAQWKYLLPLFAGTFIGVIGGSLPGVTITMTVIVVLPFTYGLDPLAGLAAMTGVYVGGSTGGLIACCLLGIPGSPSSIATTFDGFPMARNGEPGRAIWLGVWASVWGGLLGALFLVFLTGPLAAIALEFGPWEYFSLFVLAMAMVAGLSESSLLKGLISTAIGLLITVVGHDPIGSVPRFTFGSAFIGGGFPFLPVLIGIFAFAQIMTDLEKLNSPRGQAAESLVGVKLERFSHLKVNLEIFKQPFLLAWATIVGLIIGILPAIGGSASSVMAYDQAKKFSKTPDRFGKGHPEGIIASEASNNANVSGSLMTIMAFGIPGDAVTAVMLGAMTIHGIQSGPLFISQNPDIAYGIYAAYILAHPCMLLICLALMPLMLRVTSVPMAVLAPVVLVLCVVGAYALNNTMQSVYVLLLFGVVGYVLVKLGFPLAPLILGLILGDQIEINLVRAIMTDANPWLFLTRPISGLLLLAAATSVGLAIWQHWRHQKRIAEEAPDF; encoded by the coding sequence ATGCTCGATTTACTCTGGAACGGCCTCATCAACATTGCCCAGTGGAAATATCTATTGCCGCTGTTTGCCGGCACATTCATCGGCGTGATCGGCGGCTCTCTGCCGGGCGTCACCATCACCATGACGGTCATCGTGGTGCTGCCGTTCACCTACGGGCTCGATCCGCTGGCGGGCCTGGCGGCGATGACCGGCGTCTATGTCGGCGGATCGACCGGCGGCCTCATCGCCTGCTGTCTGCTTGGTATCCCCGGCTCGCCTTCTTCGATCGCCACCACGTTCGACGGCTTTCCAATGGCGCGCAACGGCGAGCCGGGCCGCGCCATCTGGCTCGGCGTCTGGGCTTCGGTCTGGGGCGGCCTGCTCGGCGCCTTGTTCCTGGTGTTCCTCACCGGGCCGCTTGCGGCGATCGCGCTGGAATTCGGACCATGGGAATACTTCTCGCTGTTCGTGCTCGCCATGGCGATGGTAGCGGGTCTCAGCGAATCCTCGCTCCTCAAGGGACTGATCTCGACTGCCATCGGGTTGTTGATAACAGTGGTCGGCCACGATCCGATCGGCAGCGTGCCGCGCTTTACATTCGGCTCGGCGTTCATCGGCGGCGGCTTTCCGTTCCTCCCCGTGCTGATCGGCATTTTCGCTTTCGCGCAGATCATGACCGATCTGGAGAAGCTGAATTCGCCCCGCGGCCAAGCGGCGGAATCGCTGGTCGGGGTCAAGCTCGAACGCTTCTCGCATCTCAAGGTGAACCTGGAAATCTTCAAGCAACCGTTCCTGCTCGCGTGGGCAACGATCGTCGGACTGATCATCGGAATCCTGCCTGCCATCGGCGGCAGCGCATCGAGCGTCATGGCCTATGACCAGGCCAAAAAATTCTCGAAAACGCCGGATCGTTTTGGCAAGGGCCATCCCGAGGGCATCATCGCTTCGGAAGCCTCGAACAACGCCAATGTCAGCGGTTCGCTGATGACCATCATGGCGTTCGGCATCCCCGGTGACGCCGTCACCGCCGTGATGCTGGGCGCGATGACGATCCACGGCATTCAGTCGGGACCGCTGTTCATCTCGCAAAACCCTGATATCGCCTATGGCATCTATGCCGCCTACATCCTGGCGCACCCCTGCATGCTGCTGATCTGCCTCGCGCTGATGCCGCTGATGCTGCGCGTGACGTCGGTGCCGATGGCGGTGCTGGCGCCGGTCGTGCTCGTACTCTGCGTCGTCGGCGCCTACGCGCTTAACAACACCATGCAGAGCGTCTACGTGCTGCTACTGTTCGGCGTCGTCGGTTACGTGCTGGTCAAGCTCGGCTTTCCGCTAGCGCCCCTGATCCTCGGCCTGATTCTCGGCGACCAGATCGAGATCAACCTTGTGCGTGCGATCATGACCGACGCGAATCCCTGGCTCTTCCTGACGCGGCCGATTTCCGGCCTGCTATTGCTGGCGGCGGCGACCTCGGTCGGGCTGGCCATATGGCAGCATTGGCGCCACCAGAAGCGGATCGCTGAGGAAGCGCCGGATTTTTGA